From the Peromyscus eremicus unplaced genomic scaffold, PerEre_H2_v1 PerEre#2#unplaced_269, whole genome shotgun sequence genome, one window contains:
- the LOC131901744 gene encoding serum amyloid A-1 protein-like, translating into MKPSTAIIFCFLVLGVDSQRWFQFMKEAGQGTRDMWRAYSDMKEANWKNSDKYFHARGNYDAAQRGPGGAWAAKVIR; encoded by the exons ATGAAGCCATCCACTGCCATCATTTTTTGCTTCTTGGTGCTGGGAGTTGACAGCCAAAGATGGTTCCAGTTCATGAAAGAGGCTGGTCAAG GGACTAGAGACATGTGGCGGGCTTACTCTGACATGAAGGAGGCCAACTGGAAAAACTCAGACAAATACTTCCATGCTAGAGGGAACTATGATGCTGCCCAAAGGGGACCAGGAGGAGCCTGGGCTGCTAAAGTGATCAGGTAA